In one window of Reinekea forsetii DNA:
- the pepN gene encoding aminopeptidase N codes for MRTETPVTIRLKDYQPPAYWIKNCALIIRIFANHTEVDSTLTMVRNGDPSELPALVLDGVEQLIQSLSFDGEAITDYDYQHDRLTVQPTQAEFTFNAVTHIFPNTNTSLEGLYKSGTMVCTQCEAEGFRKITFYLDRPDVMATFSTRIEADQAPFPILLANGNPTASGELEQGRHFATWDDPFAKPAYLFATVAGDLVRRDDAFTTASGRDISLRIFAEPHNAHKTEFALTALKKSMRWDEERFGREYDLDIFMIVASDFFNMGAMENKGLNIFNSAAVLATPETASDDRFERIEGIVAHEYFHNWSGNRVTCRDWFQLSLKEGFTVYRDAEFTSDLHDRAVKRIKDVLFLKNHQFPQDGGPNAHPVQPQEYIEINNFYTVTVYEKGAEIVGMLHTLLGDRPFRQACDLYFERFDGMAVTTDDFVDCMAQISGQDFSQFKRWYTQAGTPIVAIHEDYDANLARYRLSFTQSCPATPGQSDKQPLVIPVKMALLDSTGQALPIDCNGDYNADTQVLTLTEAVTTVTFQHLASQPTPSLFRDFSAPVRVRQALSDPALLLLAQHDDNAFNRFEAVQQVYLDTLLKLTRGELDAIPALVDTVVLSILSDTQLSHALQAVLLSLPSYQQMMDNLDTVDAEAVIVARDRLKLHLAQTYQSHWATLSQTLTSADDYVFTADEVGRRELQGLALYYWVLSGDKFGLNSAEALYRAAQNQTDRLNGLKAVMASPDRDRQQRLLVHFYRHWHQDTQMVETWLALQAGAEGVGVTDILLLMAHDAFDFTNPNKVRSVLGGFTQNFKAFHDIQGDGYNFMSEQIVALNAINPQVAARFVGVFERWRKFAPERSAAMHSALTAVLETESLSPDVLELVQKTLV; via the coding sequence ATGCGTACCGAGACACCTGTAACGATTCGACTCAAAGATTATCAGCCGCCGGCCTATTGGATTAAAAATTGCGCATTGATTATTCGCATCTTTGCCAATCATACCGAAGTGGACTCGACTCTGACGATGGTGCGCAATGGCGATCCCAGTGAACTGCCGGCCTTGGTGTTGGATGGCGTTGAACAGCTGATCCAGTCCTTATCGTTCGATGGTGAAGCGATCACCGACTACGACTATCAGCACGACCGCCTGACCGTTCAGCCCACTCAAGCCGAATTCACCTTTAATGCCGTGACCCATATTTTTCCCAACACCAATACCTCATTGGAAGGCCTATACAAGTCCGGCACCATGGTCTGTACCCAGTGTGAAGCCGAAGGCTTTCGCAAGATTACCTTCTATCTGGATCGGCCCGATGTGATGGCTACCTTCAGCACCCGGATTGAAGCCGATCAGGCGCCGTTTCCGATCCTCTTGGCCAATGGCAACCCGACTGCCAGCGGCGAGTTGGAGCAGGGTCGTCACTTTGCTACCTGGGACGATCCCTTTGCCAAGCCGGCCTATCTGTTTGCCACCGTAGCCGGCGATTTAGTGCGGCGCGATGATGCCTTTACCACCGCCAGTGGGCGTGACATTTCACTGCGCATCTTTGCCGAACCGCATAATGCCCACAAGACTGAATTCGCCCTCACCGCGCTAAAAAAATCGATGCGTTGGGACGAAGAACGTTTCGGCCGGGAATACGATCTGGATATCTTTATGATCGTCGCCAGTGATTTTTTCAATATGGGTGCGATGGAAAACAAGGGCCTCAATATTTTTAACAGCGCCGCCGTATTGGCCACACCGGAAACCGCCAGTGACGACCGCTTTGAGCGCATCGAAGGGATTGTCGCGCATGAGTACTTTCACAACTGGAGCGGCAATCGAGTTACCTGCCGAGACTGGTTTCAGTTGTCGTTAAAAGAAGGCTTTACCGTCTATCGCGATGCCGAATTCACTTCCGACCTGCACGACCGAGCGGTGAAACGGATCAAGGATGTGTTGTTTCTGAAAAACCATCAGTTCCCCCAAGACGGCGGACCCAATGCGCACCCGGTGCAGCCGCAGGAATATATTGAAATTAATAACTTCTATACCGTCACGGTATACGAAAAGGGTGCTGAAATAGTGGGCATGTTGCATACCCTGCTTGGTGATCGCCCATTCCGCCAAGCCTGTGATCTGTACTTTGAGCGCTTCGACGGCATGGCCGTTACCACTGACGATTTTGTCGATTGTATGGCGCAGATCAGTGGCCAGGATTTCAGCCAGTTTAAACGCTGGTATACCCAAGCCGGCACGCCGATAGTGGCAATCCACGAAGACTACGATGCCAACTTAGCACGCTACCGCCTGAGCTTTACCCAGAGCTGCCCGGCCACGCCGGGTCAGTCCGATAAGCAGCCGCTGGTCATTCCGGTCAAGATGGCGCTGTTGGATAGCACCGGGCAAGCACTGCCGATCGACTGCAATGGTGACTACAATGCCGACACCCAGGTGCTAACTCTAACCGAGGCAGTCACGACCGTAACGTTTCAACACCTGGCGAGCCAGCCAACCCCGAGCCTGTTCCGCGATTTTTCGGCGCCGGTGCGCGTGCGACAGGCCCTGTCGGATCCCGCTTTGCTGTTATTGGCCCAGCACGATGACAATGCCTTCAATCGCTTCGAAGCAGTGCAACAGGTCTATCTGGACACCTTGCTAAAACTGACCCGGGGCGAACTCGATGCGATACCGGCCTTGGTGGATACAGTGGTCTTATCGATATTGTCCGATACGCAACTATCCCATGCCTTGCAGGCGGTATTGCTGAGTCTGCCGTCCTATCAACAGATGATGGACAATCTAGACACAGTCGATGCCGAGGCGGTGATCGTGGCGCGCGACCGTCTTAAGTTGCATTTGGCGCAAACCTACCAAAGCCATTGGGCGACCTTGAGTCAAACCCTAACCAGTGCCGATGACTATGTCTTTACCGCCGATGAGGTCGGCCGCCGAGAGCTGCAAGGCTTGGCCCTATATTACTGGGTGTTGAGCGGCGACAAGTTTGGCCTGAACAGTGCCGAAGCCCTCTATCGTGCTGCGCAAAACCAGACCGATAGGCTGAACGGCTTGAAGGCCGTGATGGCCTCCCCGGATCGGGATCGTCAGCAACGGCTCTTGGTGCATTTTTACCGCCATTGGCATCAAGATACCCAGATGGTCGAGACCTGGCTGGCCCTGCAAGCCGGCGCGGAAGGCGTCGGGGTGACCGACATTCTGTTGTTGATGGCCCACGATGCGTTCGACTTCACCAACCCCAACAAGGTACGCAGCGTGCTTGGCGGCTTTACGCAGAATTTCAAAGCCTTCCATGATATCCAAGGCGATGGCTATAATTTTATGAGCGAGCAAATTGTTGCACTCAATGCGATTAATCCACAGGTCGCGGCGCGCTTTGTCGGCGTATTTGAACGTTGGCGGAAGTTTGCCCCAGAGCGCAGTGCGGCGATGCACAGTGCTTTGACAGCGGTGCTGGAGACCGAGTCACTGTCTCCGGATGTGCTCGAATTGGTCCAGAAAACGCTCGTCTAA
- a CDS encoding YIP1 family protein — translation MPSLGSTPFVDIFSSPQLVFDRIRAKSLPFWPPLLVVIAVLPAFLAWYFMTVDMSAYMETTLVLADQEMTPEAFDAAMATANIVRIISPIAAPLISLFSYLILATFFFLAATLVAEEKFRFGQFFTLVCWASLPGLLSTLSMAVSYAASPDYVFLNQLDKTNLASLMGLAIGDANFALYASVSIGAIWSYLLYGLGFARITGSSGMTATLVGLIPPAVQFSLIYFL, via the coding sequence ATGCCATCTCTCGGGTCGACCCCGTTCGTCGATATTTTCTCATCCCCTCAATTGGTGTTTGACCGTATTCGGGCAAAATCCCTGCCTTTCTGGCCCCCTCTGTTGGTGGTCATCGCGGTACTGCCGGCCTTTCTGGCCTGGTATTTTATGACCGTCGATATGAGCGCCTATATGGAAACCACGCTGGTATTAGCCGATCAGGAGATGACACCCGAAGCTTTCGATGCGGCCATGGCCACGGCCAATATCGTGCGCATTATTTCGCCGATAGCTGCACCATTGATCAGTCTGTTTAGTTATCTGATATTGGCCACCTTCTTTTTTCTCGCTGCGACGCTGGTGGCCGAAGAAAAATTCCGTTTTGGCCAGTTCTTTACGCTGGTCTGCTGGGCCAGCTTGCCAGGGCTGCTCAGCACTCTGAGCATGGCGGTGTCCTATGCGGCCAGTCCAGACTATGTCTTTCTAAACCAGCTCGATAAAACCAACCTGGCCAGCCTTATGGGTCTGGCTATCGGCGATGCCAATTTTGCACTCTATGCCAGCGTATCGATCGGCGCCATCTGGTCCTATCTCTTGTACGGTCTCGGCTTTGCGCGCATTACCGGCAGCTCTGGCATGACGGCGACCTTGGTGGGTCTGATTCCGCCGGCCGTACAATTTTCGCTGATCTATTTTTTATAA
- a CDS encoding efflux RND transporter periplasmic adaptor subunit, whose amino-acid sequence MKKLFVVLIIVAAIVALSLYQARTGKPEQVRVQVFEVVEQPIESTVLATGTLTYGDERRVRSEVDARVIEVAVEEGDRVSKGQVLVRLDRQNFETDVSNQQTNVALRRIDIERAQLRIESLTIQLARQLKLFQQNAAQATVIEDLKNQIAQANVDLKMQNQLLVQSQDHLGQAQKRLAKTVISAPVSGLVSALDIKEGEMAVGSAADVPLLTLVDPEQIYSEVDVDEADIGNVQLGLPVRVFAVAYLDTALTGTVTKIATSARQVPGKNSLVFPVEVAMADQELVVLRPGMSTRAEVLNRSNISYPVIPIEALQDNAADDDPGYHVFVARAGIAVKVSVTLGPQDDRYQALTSGIETGDEVISGPYRLIRSLNDGDAIILEPTSLDTTDDTLSTD is encoded by the coding sequence ATGAAAAAGCTGTTTGTGGTGTTAATAATAGTGGCCGCGATAGTGGCCTTAAGCCTGTATCAGGCACGCACGGGGAAACCGGAGCAGGTTAGGGTGCAAGTCTTTGAGGTGGTTGAACAACCGATTGAATCCACTGTGCTCGCGACCGGCACATTGACCTATGGCGACGAGCGCCGCGTGCGCAGCGAAGTCGATGCCAGGGTGATTGAGGTCGCGGTCGAGGAGGGCGATCGCGTCAGCAAGGGTCAGGTTTTGGTGCGCCTGGATCGCCAGAATTTCGAGACCGATGTCAGCAATCAACAAACCAATGTGGCCTTGCGTCGGATCGATATCGAGCGCGCCCAATTGCGTATTGAAAGCCTGACCATCCAACTGGCTCGTCAGCTTAAACTGTTTCAACAAAACGCCGCCCAGGCCACGGTGATTGAAGATTTGAAAAATCAGATTGCTCAAGCCAATGTGGATCTGAAAATGCAGAATCAACTCTTGGTCCAGAGTCAGGATCATCTGGGTCAAGCGCAGAAACGCTTGGCTAAAACGGTGATCAGCGCGCCGGTGAGCGGCTTAGTTAGTGCGCTCGATATTAAGGAAGGCGAGATGGCGGTGGGCAGTGCGGCCGATGTGCCCTTGCTCACCCTGGTCGACCCGGAGCAGATCTATTCTGAGGTGGATGTCGATGAGGCCGATATTGGCAATGTTCAGCTTGGCCTGCCGGTGCGAGTCTTTGCCGTAGCTTATCTTGATACCGCGCTGACCGGCACCGTGACCAAGATTGCCACCAGTGCCCGCCAGGTACCGGGTAAAAACTCCTTGGTGTTCCCAGTTGAGGTGGCCATGGCCGATCAAGAGTTGGTCGTGCTGCGGCCGGGTATGAGTACCCGGGCCGAGGTCTTAAACCGTTCGAACATCAGCTATCCGGTAATCCCAATCGAAGCCTTGCAAGATAACGCCGCCGATGACGACCCCGGCTATCATGTCTTTGTGGCCCGCGCGGGGATCGCAGTTAAGGTCAGTGTGACGCTGGGCCCACAGGATGATCGTTATCAAGCCCTGACCTCGGGTATCGAGACCGGAGATGAGGTGATCAGCGGGCCCTATCGATTGATCCGGAGCCTAAACGATGGCGACGCCATTATCTTGGAACCCACCAGCCTGGATACGACCGATGACACACTCAGCACTGATTGA
- a CDS encoding ABC transporter ATP-binding protein codes for MTHSALIDLQAIRRTYQMGGETLHALDGIDLAIARNDFVAIVGSSGSGKSTLMNIVGCLDTPSSGDYRLDGEAVSAMSGKQLASVRNRKIGFIFQSFNLLPRVDALHNVMQPLIYQRVSYGVRKKRAQEMLARVGLSGRMHHQPNELSGGQRQRVAIARALVTSPSILLADEPTGNLDSSTTADILNLFDELYNEGQTIIVVTHEAEIADRCHRQIRLKDGLIVEDRMTGAVTAPRTQGA; via the coding sequence ATGACACACTCAGCACTGATTGATCTGCAAGCCATACGGCGCACCTATCAGATGGGTGGCGAAACCTTACACGCGCTCGATGGCATCGACCTGGCCATCGCGCGCAACGACTTTGTGGCCATTGTCGGCTCCAGCGGCTCGGGCAAATCGACCCTGATGAATATAGTGGGCTGCCTGGATACCCCCAGCTCGGGCGATTACCGGCTCGATGGCGAGGCGGTCAGTGCCATGAGCGGCAAACAACTGGCCTCGGTGCGCAATCGGAAAATTGGTTTTATCTTCCAGAGCTTCAATCTGTTGCCCCGGGTTGATGCCTTGCACAATGTGATGCAGCCTTTGATCTATCAGCGGGTATCCTATGGCGTGCGCAAAAAACGCGCTCAGGAGATGTTAGCGCGGGTGGGTTTGTCTGGCCGCATGCATCACCAACCCAATGAGTTATCGGGCGGGCAGCGTCAGCGAGTGGCCATCGCCCGGGCGCTGGTCACCTCTCCGTCTATCCTATTGGCCGATGAACCCACGGGCAACCTCGACAGCTCAACCACCGCCGATATCCTCAACCTGTTCGATGAACTCTACAACGAGGGTCAAACCATTATCGTGGTGACCCATGAGGCCGAAATTGCCGACCGCTGTCATCGTCAAATTCGGCTCAAGGACGGCCTTATAGTCGAAGACCGGATGACCGGCGCAGTGACCGCGCCGCGCACACAAGGAGCCTAG
- a CDS encoding ABC transporter permease produces MYLFLEALRSALRAIAASKLRSFLTSLGIIIGVASIIAVVSLVQGLEQSITQQFEGYGSNSLFIQQRRDNFGRLIGDLTDDDLIKLKAIEGIAAISPQTFLFEYSGLQYAGKEHAADIVGVMPEFAEMDNSYPEIGRFITSADANSRKKIAVIGPKVRDELNLPDNPIGEFLRYGPHWLKIVGVLESKGQMLGQDLDNYVYIPYPTALGIMGYQKQPFVMFVARVADVDRMAALTARVSQTLRRNHGLRQGDDDDFSIQSSDQVLASIGQVTRIITLVFGGIVGISLLVGGIGIMNIMLVSVTERTREVGICKALGATRADILLQFLLEAVIISLLGGVIGLAIGYGLGMGIANLIPDFPPSQVPLWSIAMALGFSSAVGIIFGLLPAAKAAGLDPIDALRYE; encoded by the coding sequence GTGTATCTATTTTTAGAAGCATTGCGGTCCGCGCTACGCGCCATTGCCGCCAGTAAGTTGCGCAGTTTTCTGACCTCCCTGGGTATTATTATCGGGGTCGCCAGTATCATTGCCGTGGTATCGCTGGTGCAGGGTTTGGAGCAATCCATTACCCAGCAGTTTGAAGGCTATGGCTCTAACTCGCTGTTTATCCAGCAACGGCGCGATAACTTTGGTCGGCTGATCGGTGACCTCACCGATGATGACCTGATCAAGTTAAAGGCCATTGAGGGCATCGCCGCCATTTCACCGCAAACCTTTCTGTTTGAATACAGTGGCCTGCAATACGCCGGTAAGGAGCATGCTGCCGATATAGTCGGCGTGATGCCGGAGTTTGCCGAAATGGATAATTCTTATCCGGAGATTGGCCGCTTTATCACCAGCGCCGACGCCAACAGTCGTAAGAAAATCGCGGTGATTGGCCCGAAAGTGCGCGATGAATTGAATTTACCCGACAATCCGATCGGCGAATTTTTACGCTACGGTCCGCATTGGTTAAAGATTGTCGGCGTGCTTGAGAGTAAGGGCCAAATGCTCGGCCAAGACCTCGACAACTATGTCTACATTCCCTATCCGACTGCGCTGGGTATTATGGGCTACCAAAAACAGCCCTTCGTGATGTTTGTCGCGCGCGTGGCCGATGTTGACCGGATGGCAGCCTTGACCGCGCGCGTGAGCCAAACCCTGAGACGCAATCATGGTTTACGGCAGGGCGACGACGACGATTTTTCCATCCAGAGTTCGGACCAGGTATTGGCGTCGATCGGCCAGGTGACGCGCATTATCACCCTGGTGTTCGGCGGCATAGTGGGCATCAGCCTGCTGGTCGGCGGTATTGGTATTATGAATATCATGCTGGTGTCGGTCACCGAACGGACCCGCGAAGTGGGTATCTGCAAGGCCCTGGGCGCCACCCGAGCCGATATATTGCTGCAATTCTTGCTCGAGGCGGTGATTATCAGTCTGCTTGGCGGGGTGATCGGTCTGGCCATTGGCTACGGTTTGGGTATGGGTATTGCGAATCTGATTCCCGATTTCCCTCCCTCCCAGGTGCCGCTCTGGTCTATTGCAATGGCGCTGGGCTTCTCCTCGGCTGTGGGCATTATTTTTGGTCTCTTGCCCGCTGCTAAAGCGGCGGGACTCGATCCGATCGATGCACTGCGCTATGAATAG
- a CDS encoding DUF2798 domain-containing protein: protein MLKPKHVRLVQSVLMSALMVTIMTAVITALNTGFGTGFLTRWMTAWLFAWPIAFGVILIAGKPVQQFALELCGVKP, encoded by the coding sequence ATGCTGAAGCCAAAACACGTTCGACTGGTCCAATCGGTGCTGATGTCAGCGCTGATGGTGACCATCATGACCGCCGTCATCACCGCCCTGAATACCGGCTTTGGTACCGGGTTCTTAACTCGGTGGATGACCGCCTGGTTATTTGCCTGGCCAATTGCCTTTGGGGTTATCTTGATCGCCGGTAAACCGGTGCAGCAGTTTGCCTTGGAATTGTGTGGCGTGAAGCCCTGA
- a CDS encoding DUF2200 domain-containing protein gives MNTTPEHDARFANMTFSAVYPLYVTKVEKKGRSLDELHQVIAWLTGFNEADLQALIKQKATFQQFFAAASINPNAQLIRGLICGYRVEEIATPLTQQVRWLDKLVDELAKGRKIEKILRSAE, from the coding sequence ATGAACACCACGCCTGAACACGATGCGCGCTTCGCGAATATGACATTTTCTGCTGTCTATCCTCTTTACGTTACTAAGGTTGAGAAGAAAGGTCGGTCTCTTGACGAATTGCATCAGGTTATTGCTTGGCTTACCGGATTCAATGAGGCAGATCTGCAAGCACTAATCAAACAGAAGGCGACGTTTCAACAGTTCTTCGCTGCGGCATCGATCAACCCCAATGCACAACTGATTCGGGGTCTTATCTGCGGATATCGAGTAGAAGAGATCGCAACACCCTTGACCCAACAGGTCCGCTGGCTCGACAAACTGGTCGATGAACTCGCCAAGGGACGCAAGATCGAGAAAATTTTACGGTCGGCCGAGTAG
- a CDS encoding glyceraldehyde-3-phosphate dehydrogenase yields the protein MNATHVDQTLVQWQQKEETAEAMIPLIGLLYRKNDVITSIYGRQIINQSTIGLLKSHRFVKQVEGHELSVVDTSAILHLLLDMNLAACHIDIGKLAIKYKSLTADLNLVDFLKAELSELIDGYDADHHQNDKPTDIVLFGFGRIGRLVARILIEKTGGSGLRLRAIVVRPSKAKDDLAKRASLLRRDSIHGSFEGTIQVDEANQSIVANGTAVKVIYASNPSDIDYEAYGIENAIIIDNTGIWRDQAGLAQHLEARGVNKVLLTAPGKGDIKNIVYGVNHKSIEQEDRIVSAASCTTNAITPVLKVLNDEYGIESGHVETIHSYTNDQNLIDNYHAGDRRGRSAPLNMVLSETGAAVAVAKALPELKGKLTGNAIRVPTPNVSMAILNLRLTKQTDVETLNNFLREQALYSDLAKQIDFTNSPEAVSSDFVGNRKTAIVDSTATIVNDHGVILYLWYDNEAGYSAQVVRLVHEMAGVHHQVYPKG from the coding sequence ATGAATGCTACGCATGTCGATCAAACTTTAGTTCAATGGCAACAAAAAGAAGAAACCGCGGAGGCTATGATTCCGCTTATTGGCCTGTTGTATCGCAAAAACGATGTGATCACGTCAATTTACGGCCGGCAGATTATTAATCAATCGACCATTGGTTTGTTGAAATCGCATCGTTTCGTGAAGCAAGTCGAGGGCCATGAGCTGTCTGTTGTGGACACGTCGGCAATATTGCACCTGTTGCTCGACATGAACTTAGCTGCATGCCATATCGACATTGGCAAGCTTGCGATTAAATATAAGTCACTTACAGCAGATTTAAATCTGGTCGACTTCTTGAAAGCCGAGTTATCGGAATTGATCGATGGCTATGATGCTGATCACCATCAAAACGATAAGCCGACCGATATTGTGTTGTTTGGTTTCGGTCGTATTGGCCGCTTAGTCGCTAGAATTCTGATTGAAAAGACCGGCGGGTCGGGTCTTCGCTTACGGGCCATTGTCGTGCGACCTTCCAAGGCTAAAGATGACTTGGCAAAACGGGCAAGTTTACTGCGCCGAGATTCCATTCATGGCAGCTTCGAAGGAACGATTCAAGTAGATGAAGCGAACCAATCGATTGTCGCGAATGGCACTGCTGTCAAAGTCATTTACGCCAGTAACCCCAGTGATATCGACTACGAAGCATACGGCATTGAAAATGCAATTATCATCGATAATACCGGCATCTGGCGCGACCAGGCAGGCTTGGCACAACACCTTGAAGCTCGAGGCGTTAACAAAGTACTGTTAACCGCACCTGGCAAGGGTGACATAAAAAATATTGTTTATGGCGTCAATCACAAAAGCATAGAACAAGAGGATCGTATCGTTTCGGCTGCATCGTGCACAACAAATGCCATTACCCCGGTGTTGAAGGTATTAAACGATGAGTACGGCATTGAAAGTGGCCATGTGGAAACCATTCACTCCTATACCAATGATCAAAACCTAATAGACAACTACCATGCGGGTGATCGCCGTGGCCGCTCCGCGCCACTCAATATGGTGCTATCTGAAACAGGTGCCGCCGTTGCCGTTGCTAAGGCGTTGCCTGAGCTGAAAGGCAAGTTAACCGGCAATGCTATCCGGGTACCCACGCCAAACGTGTCGATGGCGATTTTGAATTTGCGGCTCACCAAGCAAACCGATGTTGAAACGTTGAATAACTTCTTACGCGAACAGGCGCTGTACTCAGACTTGGCGAAACAAATTGACTTCACTAACTCTCCTGAGGCCGTGTCGAGTGATTTTGTTGGCAACCGTAAGACAGCGATCGTTGATAGCACTGCGACCATCGTGAATGACCATGGCGTCATTCTCTATTTGTGGTATGACAACGAAGCAGGTTATAGCGCACAGGTTGTACGACTGGTGCATGAGATGGCGGGTGTTCATCACCAGGTCTACCCGAAGGGCTAA
- a CDS encoding RHS repeat protein — MAPLTEWQPGDAGQFFTFPDNNHDDAPRCSVPAPEKDGLPNSCEKTNTSSADPIDCATGQKKYFETDYSGLGLDALSFRRLYESPLSTATEDPLADSPLSTGHNWQPRDLPSLSHRTFADGARAKTFRLGRRIERIFFFPAGSSTYSVNTALRGIELLHEAGNDVVTLAGGQRYVFNDQGQITQDTGAHQQPRFTYGWTTINGVDRLARVINRFGRFLDYQYTNTGELAILTDQDGVQVLYQYASDGKLLKVIYPDTTPELTDNPSKTYLYEDDRYPDYVTGILNQAGDRIANIAYDAAGKATLSELYNGNDRVEVSYPTDGEAIVRFYRDIDTNAYREEHYFYGQFRGKYQLTTKQITRCDNCDLSSETWIFNDQALLARHTSQEGTVTEWTYDAQDRLLSTTVGVGTPEAHTETVNWHDTLNEIESQNTATELTSFRYDAEGNRTNSTVNPAH; from the coding sequence ATGGCACCACTTACCGAATGGCAGCCCGGCGATGCCGGCCAATTTTTTACCTTTCCCGATAATAACCACGATGATGCCCCACGGTGTTCGGTCCCCGCCCCAGAAAAAGACGGGCTGCCAAATAGCTGTGAGAAAACCAATACCAGTTCCGCGGACCCCATAGATTGCGCCACCGGGCAGAAAAAATACTTCGAGACCGACTACAGTGGCCTTGGTTTGGATGCGCTCAGCTTCCGCCGGCTTTATGAATCGCCCCTGAGCACGGCCACCGAAGACCCCTTGGCAGATTCCCCCTTATCCACCGGACACAACTGGCAACCGCGCGATCTCCCCAGCCTATCCCATCGAACCTTTGCCGATGGTGCACGGGCCAAGACCTTTCGCTTAGGCCGGCGCATTGAACGGATCTTTTTTTTCCCAGCGGGCAGTTCGACCTACAGCGTCAATACAGCCCTGCGCGGGATTGAACTGTTACACGAGGCCGGTAACGATGTGGTCACCCTGGCCGGCGGCCAGCGCTATGTATTTAACGACCAAGGCCAAATAACCCAAGACACCGGAGCCCATCAACAACCGCGCTTTACCTACGGTTGGACGACAATAAACGGCGTCGATCGGCTGGCACGGGTGATCAATCGATTTGGCCGTTTCTTGGACTATCAGTATACCAACACGGGCGAGTTGGCCATCCTAACCGATCAGGACGGCGTGCAGGTTCTCTACCAATACGCAAGCGATGGCAAACTGCTCAAGGTGATCTACCCGGACACCACGCCAGAGCTCACCGATAACCCGAGCAAGACCTATCTCTATGAAGACGATCGTTATCCCGATTACGTGACCGGTATTTTAAATCAGGCTGGCGACCGGATCGCCAATATCGCTTACGACGCAGCGGGCAAAGCCACCCTATCGGAGTTATACAACGGCAACGATCGCGTCGAGGTGAGCTATCCAACCGACGGCGAAGCCATTGTCCGGTTCTACCGTGATATTGATACCAACGCCTACCGTGAGGAGCACTATTTTTATGGCCAGTTCCGAGGCAAATACCAACTCACTACCAAACAAATCACTCGGTGTGACAACTGTGACTTGAGCAGCGAGACCTGGATCTTTAATGACCAAGCATTGCTGGCCCGGCACACCAGCCAGGAAGGCACGGTCACAGAGTGGACCTATGACGCGCAAGACCGACTGCTCAGCACCACCGTCGGCGTCGGCACCCCAGAGGCCCATACCGAAACAGTTAACTGGCATGACACGCTCAATGAGATCGAGAGCCAGAACACGGCTACCGAGCTGACCTCGTTCCGCTATGACGCCGAGGGCAATCGAACCAACAGCACGGTTAATCCGGCACACTAA